A genome region from Passer domesticus isolate bPasDom1 chromosome 25, bPasDom1.hap1, whole genome shotgun sequence includes the following:
- the LOC135286283 gene encoding triggering receptor expressed on myeloid cells 2-like, protein MEKLLHLTLVFLSASCAAENVTVVAAMEGDTISVNCSYDPRQWWREKSWCRQLEQRRCQHVVGAPPAWLPFPGSRRGTTSIRDDARAGLLTVTMRRLRKEDAGLYQCRTDFLGQTKSLRVVQVEVLAADLVTHVPEEPRAVQSISRSSPDVDFTVFYILAGFLVAKFMVAVLVGAVAHSRKKRERGQNAGLGEQQVLPLPADLGHDGIGLSWESSA, encoded by the exons CATCCTGCGCTGCAGAGAACGTCACCGTGGTGGCCGCCATGGAGGGGGACACCATTTCTGTCAACTGCTCCTACGACCCGCGGCAGTGGTGGCGGGAGAAGAGCTGGtgcaggcagctggagcagaggcgGTGCCAGCACGTGGTGGGCGCCCCGCCGGCGTGGCTGCCCTTCCCCGGGAGCAGGAGGGGCACCACTTCCATCAGGGACGACGCCCGCGCCGGGCTCCTGACCGTCACCATGAGGCGCCTCCGCAAGGAGGACGCGGGGCTCTACCAGTGCAGAACGGATTTCCTGGGCCAAACAAAGAGCCTGAGGGTGGTGCAGGTGGAAGTGCTGGCAG CTGACCTGGTGACCCACGTGCcagaggagcccagagctgtgcagagcatCTCCAG GTCCTCTCCTGATGTGGATTTCACTGTTTTCTACATCCTGGCTGGATTCCTGGTGGCCAAGTTCATGGTGGCTGTGCTGGTCGGGGCTGTTGCCCACAGCaggaagaagagggagagagggcaGAACGCAGGCCTgggtgagcagcaggtgctccCCCTCCCTGCTGACCTTGGACATGATGGAATTGGCCTCTCCTGGGAGAGCTCTGCATGA